CATCTCTCAATGTCACACACCACCAAATAGCTAAGGGGGGGTTACATATtaggtttttcaaaaagttaCACAATGATCACTTTAAACAATTACATTAATCAAGGAGTAATTCCTTTAGTaagtaattaaaaaagtaagtaaTTTGTCCAACACTGAGTAACAATAAGGCCATTTGAAGCGATTGTGTCAAAATGGAGTGTACTACCTGGCTGTAACCAGCcaaggtgctgttgattcacaACTTTTCCATAgcgtgtttgtctttttatgtCCAACAGCAGTCAGTGCAGAACATCTTGCACCTGATCAGGAgaagccacagcccccccacgttaaagaggaagagaatgatcacagcatcagtcaggagaaagagcatcttgaaggactggaggagtttCCAGGGATTGGTGTccctgtgaagactgaagatgatgaagacaaaggtgaaagtgaggagaagagagggggggagcctccaagcagccgctcgactcaacacatgacaacagaagctgatggagaccactgtggaggatcacaagcagacaaccgattagctccactatcagataatgacaacacaacgtcactctctcctgacactgatgatgtaGGTgctaaagctgatatgacatgtcacactgacaacacacactttaaatgctctcactgTAACAAAGTGTTTAAATACCGTGATAatatgaaaacacacatgagatTACACACAAGAGAGAAACGATTCATGTGCTTATTTTGTAATGCAAGATTCTTTCGGAAGGATCAATTGacagcacacacaacaacacacactggtgagaaaccttttacttgttcagtgtgtggtaaggGTTTTGGACATAatcaatatttgaaaaaacacatgagaatacacactggtgagaaaccttttacttgttcagtgtgtggtaaggCTTTTAGATATAatcaatatttgaaaaaacacatgagaacacacactggtgagaaagtgtTGAGTTGCGGTGTGTGCGCTAAAGGATTCTCTTCTAAGTGATTGTTAAGCACCAGCTtggtgagaacagcagcagtaaatgaagTAGCAGGATGTGAAAAAAGCTGTCAAGACTTGGGTAATTTGGACTTTCTAGAAAGAAGAAACCTTTTACATGTTCAGGGTCTGATTTTGGTTTTGCACAAAATCGATATTTGAAAATACACAAAGAAGAAAACCATTTTACCTTtatctgttcagtgtgtggttaAGGTTTTGCACAAAATTGCCCCCCACATGTTTATATCTAACGGGCCCCCGTCAGCTCTTTGCCTCACTGACTCTTGAGTGCCCGTATGTTTGACCATACCcgcgcccaataatacggtgcgccttatatGTGTGTTAAATGCAGAAATGGCACCCATAATTGAGACTGTTCCTTTTAATACTGTGCACCTCAGTAATTCAGTAATctttgtaagttttcttcttgtaatattatgactttattcccataatattataactgtcCCCCCCCCATATCATTTTCGAAAATATTactattttgtttagtttctcatcttacagctttaaaaaaccatttaatatttaaactctatgctactaaaatgacaatattacgagtttattctcataaaaattgcgacttttttacttgttagaatatgactttttactcctaatatttggacttcattcccgtaaaattacagctgttttccccATTTCTACTGTTGCCCCCCACAGCCCACCTCTAgtcttttaaattttcttcttgtaatattaagagtttcTTGCcatatttgatattattttgatattattcccatcatattagaaACTTGTGTTTCTCACAATTTgaaaagtgtttttcttttaatatttcaaatagaatagaatacaactttattgtctgtTGTATATAACAGAAATTTGTCTTCCAACACGGCTTATAAAAATTCATTCACAATgaagtacaatataaaacacacaacaaaaacaaaagtcacaaacaaaaacaaaaaaaatactactataCAAGAACAACAGTGCTACCGGGCGCTGTTTAACATAGTTACTGCAACTGCAATAAAGGATTTCTTGTAGGTGTTTTTGCGGGCCAGTGGGGTTCTGTATCGTCTGCCTGACGGCAGCAGAGAAGGACTGGTGCAAGGGGTGTGTGGCATCCTCAGTGATGAGAGTGGCTTTTCTCAGCACTGATCGCCTATGCAATTCACAGAGGGGAGTCTGAGGTGTTTGAGTGATTTTACGGGCCTGGTTTATGATTCTTGagagttttgttttatgtttgagtGTGAGAAAATTGTACCAGGAAGAGATATTATATGTGAAGATGGATTCTATAAGTGAAGTGTACACAAGAGTTAAAATGTCTTTGCTAACATTAAAAGATCTGTTTTCTCGGGAGGTGGAGGCGTTGTTGTGTCTTCTTGAAAGCAGAGTCTTCCTGGTGTCCAAAAGACAGGTTCTTGTCTATGTCTATCCCCAGGTGTTTAAAACAGTCAACCTGCTTCACCTGCTGGCCATGAATGACGAGAGGTGGAAAGAGGCTTGCAGTGCTTTCCCTGTGGCTCCACAGCACAACTCCTTTGTTTTAGAAATGTTAAGTTCCAATGAGCTCTGAGCAAAGCCACAGACCAGAGTGTGGACCTGCTTCTGGTACTGTGCCAGAGCCTCCATGTCCGTGATGTGTGCCACCAGAGCCATGTCGTCAGCATACTTTATTAACGACAGTCCTTCAACAGCGCATGAGATGTTGTTGGTGTACGCTGAGAAAAGAATAGGTGACAGCACACAGCCCTGGGGGAGGCCAGTCTTTAAGACAATTTGGCTGGACCTAAAaccatttaaaaacacatgctGTGGCCTATCACATAAGAAATCCTTGATCCATAAAATGAGCATTGTATGAACCTGGAGTGATGACAGATGTTGTAGCAGTGTgttgttatttacagtattaaaaGCTGAGGAAAAATCCATGAATAAAATCCttgtgtgggggggtgtggAATCCTCCTGCTTGGTGACCTGATCTAAAAGCATGAGGCTTGCATCCTCTGCGCCACGCTTAACTTTGTAAGCGAACTGGAGAGGGTACAATTTGTTGAACAATTCAGATCTGAGCTGGTCAGCTACGACCCTCTCCATGCACTTACAAAGGACAGAAGTCAGGGCTATTGGCCTGTAGTCCTGCAAGCCCTTTGGTCtcgccttttttgttttttttgttttgtttttttgctgttttttttttttttttacccctgtgctgtccagcctttaaagccgatagaattgtacatctaaatgccatcaagtgctcaacagatttactctgccagggagaagtgtgatatacaattcccctgttatacagaatttatttgactttggtgcttgttattaagcaaatttggagtgaccggaccggagcaggaggggacagagaagaagagaaaaggaaacgggggggcaacctccgcccgacccccgacacagggccgccccgcccagggatgcaggaggcacaacccccacccacccggcggaggcacgggcagcagagatgtatcacccagcacccgaccaatacacacaaaaaaatacttttgaaaaatactaaatacaattttaaatgaatgcatatccatccatccatttcctataccacttaatcctcattagggtcgtagggacatgctggagcctattccagctgacttcgggcgagaggcggggtacaccctggactggttgccagccaatcgcagggcacatatagacaaacaaccattcacactcacattcatacctatggacaatttagagttgccaattaacctcacctgcatgtttttggaaatatggggcatcattttattcaaaaaataatatagtttgaaggttttgcatgtttatggtgtttgtcgcgagtgttccactttgtttgacagtccttgaattttacgtgcgctagccttctcccactctgcacagattgtcaactatactgtatttttatcgggttttttcacttcatatttgctcccaactGCTggtactctgtgggaatgcataaaggtaaagtttgatgacgttattgagtgctaatgtgtatatatgttgtgtgcacagcttcaagttaattcatgctagcacaccgcctgttaccacacacatcaagcagcggcgctaaaatattctctctgaaaaacaaactcccagctaatactggtggatggtgggtctgtattccctttgtgcttttaatttgatgttgttcctgtcttagttttacacaataaatactcaatgagataaattacatcgctatatgacccccaccaccaccaggtccgcagagatttgtgggaacacgagccgggctGTGGGTCCAAAAGGGTTGTGGACcactggtctagtggttagcatgttggcacagGGGTCACATTTTATTGCCAAGTGGAATgcatgccagcctgtgaggctgtgcaagtgtacgttggtaaacctcactccctctcccttgagagctgcgctgaacacgtggTCGACAGTCCAGGTTTTTGGCCGTATGGTCAGCACTCTcacctcccattgcgaaggtcctgtgttcgagccccggtgcgggcattgctaagcagggcgggttacacaagAACCCCCCACATGTTTATACCTAACGTCCCCGTCAGCCCTTTGCCGTGACAACATCTGGTGCTGAGAGAAAATGGCAGGAGTTTCAAAATTGATcgagccgggccgtgggtccaaaaaggttgtggaccactggtctagtggttagcatgttggccacacagtcatacaCAGGCGATCGGGAAGTACTGGGctggaatctccattgggcattttctgtgtggattttgcatgttctcccgtgcgtgcgtgagttttctccaggtactccggtttcctcccttccaaaaacatgcatgttaggttcattggcgactctaaattgtccataggtatgaaagtgagtgtgaatggttgtttgtctatatgtgtcctgccattGGCGACAGGCAGGGGGTACCCCGCCAGcataattaggagaagcggcatagaaaatggatggatgaatgtctGAGCTTGCACCAGTTGATCTACATTCCTATACTTCCAACAAACACCTGCTCAATGATCCGCAACTCACTGAAACTGCCAGCTGGACTAAATACTGACTGATGACCTATCAGGCTCATCAAGTCCACACAAGCGAGTAAAGTAACACTAAAACACTAAAAGCATGACTGAACATAGATGAAAAGACACATCAGAGGAAGTTGTTTAACTGTTGAAGGAGCACAGTCTAGTTTAACGGGATGTGTGCGAAGGAATGCACCAAAGTGATTGATGCCACACACCGTTAAAAACGAACATGAAGAAGAATACTATGCTTGTTTTTCCCTCCTCTTTCTCCCCTTTGTATTaaatacatactatatatatgcatacatttatgtatgtatatacagtacatacaaatacGTATAGATACCCAAGTACTCAACCTACGGATACACACCAGTAGATGGTGGTATGGACCTCAAACGTTGGTTGTGACCCGCcataaagaagacaaaaaattgCGCATGCGTACTACAAAGTAAAACGGTACTGCTGCGTGTgcttgctagctgctaacaaagagaTCAACACATCGTTAAGCAGCGCTCAAGTGAGTGTTGTgattgtttgaaaatgtgtaaagtacaaatgtTGAAAGCGTTGGTGAATCAGCGACTAACGGCGGCAGTTGAAGAAATATTTCAAGTGTTTcaaagaacgatagcagagtacgaggaggaactttctcgaacaaaagaggagaacgagcggcAGCGTCAAATCCTGGACGCTATTTTCAAGAAGCCTCGAGTTGTGTTATACAGAGAAGGTTTGTccactttttaatcattatGATTACATTATTCCTAAACGGCCCATCGCCaactatattattgtttattttttgtttgtttgatgctTTCAAAAATAATACTTCGCCCGTGTCAGTGTCCTTGTCCGTGCATGCCCTTCATTGCtacttgttttgtgttacacTATTTCAATTACTAACACCACtggatgtgtgttttatatactgtagggAGTAACGACGAGAGGGTtctcactctcaggaaaacagTGTCCCTATCATTTTGGTatagaattgcaagtcacaaaCTACGGCTGAATCCCAGTTTCACTCTGTCCCGACGCAACAcgtaccggaaacgcaatcggttctgcgcatgtgcagaaggCGCCTACATCCGGTcgacctatttttcggcagtcacttgctaggcatgtgtaatctacgccaactgtcgatctattttacggcaccaatataccatatataccatcattgcactctgcttatggttgtttacgttgaaatatcactgcatttgatgtgttttattgtatttatgtatgttacacgTCACCGGATTTGATGTGTACGTCTGCGCTACGTCCATTGTGTACGTTTTGATGTACTTCtatcttggtggatgtcataagacgataCAAACGTCCGGATGCTAACAAAGTTTTTTAGTAAGAGACACAAATAAAATGACCCCCCAATATGTGAcgtatatgaagtatggttattgaccatttatgttcatacattccAAACAATATTAACTACCACAGcatgtgacgtcgcagaagcgcaatcgtaaaaatgtgctaaaggaggaagtacCGTAGGTcttgcgcatgcgcagaaccgaTTGTGTTTCTggtacgtattgcgtagtgacacaccccttagcccttccacCTCGTGTTTTACCcccaaactgtgacatttattgccaaAGATAGACCTCTAagaaataacagcttacaaccagcacgGTACACTTTTGTTTccagtgaacagataacttttgttatagatataagcttaccgctgagttagtttatccgtaatcagaataatcaggataaaagttgcatctttgtgtgtagcttgaaacaccACGGGGGAgtaagagcgaatcaggaggggagcttaatgtcagctgactgatgtcatatgacatctaccaTGGGCAAGTCCAACCTGTGCTGGGCCTTTTTACGTAGAGTGCAGGGAATATGTTCATATGTCAGGTGTCACAGATCACAGCTGCTTGTCGCATCCCGTGTGTGGAGCCCATTAGTCCTCAGCCCTAATCTAAAGAAACATCtgtcaatatcaatatcaaacaTATCAATATCAAATCTTACATATtaggtttttcaaaaagttaCACAATGATCACTTTAAACAATTACATTAATCAAGGAGTAATTCCTTTAGTaagtaattaaaaaagtaagtaaTTTGTCCAACACTGACTAACAATAAGGCCATTTGAAGCGATTGTGTCAAAATGGAGTGTACTACCTGGCTGTAACCAGCcaaggtgctgttgattcacaACTATTCCATAgcgtgtttgtctttttatgtCCAACAGAAGTCAGTGCAGAACATCTTCCACCTGatcaggaggagccacagcccccccacgtaaaagaggaagagaatgatcacagcatcagtcaggagaaagagcatcttgaaggactggaggagtttCCAGGGATTGGTGTccctgtgaagactgaagatgatgaagacaaaggtggaagtgaggagaagagagggggggagcctccaagcagccgctcgactcaacacatgacaacagaagctgatggagaccactgtggaggatcacaagcagacaatggattagctccactatcagataatGACAACACGTCActctctcctgacactgatgatgaaggtgctaaagctgatatgacatgtcacactgacaacacacactttaaatgctctcactgTGACAAAGTGTTTAAATACCGTTGGAatatgaaaacacacatgagaatacacacaggagagaaaccattcaTGTGCTTATTTTGTAATGCAAGATTTTCTCGGAAGGATCAATTGACaatacacacaagaatacacactggtgagaaaccttttacttgttcaGTGTGTAGTAAGGGTTTTGGAAATaatcaacatttgaaaacacacatgagaatacacactgatgagaaaccttttacttgttcagtgtgtggtcagGGCTTTAGACATAATCAACATTTGAAAGCACACATGAGAAtgcacactggtgagaaaccttttccctgttcagtgtgtgggaTCGGTTTTagacaaaatgaacatttgaaaacacacatgagaatacacactggtgagaaaccttttcccTGTTCAGTATGTGGGATCTGTTTTAGACAAAAggaatatttaaaaacacacatgagaacacacactggtgagaaacctttgACTTGTTCAATGTGTGGTAAGGGTTTTGGACAAAAGTGTGAGTTGAAAGCACACATGACaaaacacactggtgagaaaccttttacttgttcaTTGTGTGGTAAGGCTTTTCGACATAATCAAtctttgaaaacacacatgagatcacacactggtgagaaaccttttacttgttcagtgtgtggtaaggCTTTTGGACataataaacacttgaaaacacacatgagaatacacactggtgagaaaccttttgcctgttcagtgtgtgggaTCGGTTTTAGACGAAATGaacatttgaaaacacacatgagaatacacactggtgagaaaccttttgcctgttcagtgtgtgaaaTCGGTTTTCGAAAAAATGGAAGTTTGAaagcacacatgagaatacacactggtgagaaacctttgatttgttcagtttgtggtaagGGTTTTGGACATAATCAAtgtttgaaaacacacatgagaacacacactggtgagaaagtggtgagttgcagtgtgtgtgctaaaggattctcttataagtaccagcttaacaagcacaagtgtgctggtgagaacagcagcagtaaatgaagTAGCAGGATGTGAAAAAAGCTGTCAAGACTTGGGTAATTTTGACTTTCTAGAAGAAACCTTTTACATGTTCAGGGTCTGATTTTGGTTTTGCACAAAATCGATATTTGAAAATACACAATGGAGAAAACCATTTTACCTTTATCTGTTCTGTGTGTGGTTATGGTTTTGCACAAAATCAACAAACGACCCCCACATGTTTATATGTAACGGCCCCTGTCGGCCCTTTGCCTCACTGAATCTTGAGTGCCCGTATGTTTGACCATACCCacgcccaataatacggtgcaccttatatgtgtgttaaatacagaaatagcacccataactgagactgtgccttttaatacggtgcaccTTGTGATCGCGAAAATAtggtatttcaactttctttttatgtAATCTTTGTgagttttcttttaatattatgactttattcccataatataactgtCCCCCTCATATCATTTCCgaaaaaatgactattttgttttgtttctcatcttacagctttaaaaaatattttctttctttaatatttaaactctatgctcctaaaatgacaatagcagaagggatacgtatgaccaaatacaaattaacggagtgaattttgaaaaagtggaagaatataaattccttggggttgtaatagatgaaaaaatgagttggaaatctcatattaaatatatacaacaaaaggtggcaagaaatatctctatattgaatgaagcaaaatatgttcttgaccaaaaatcactctacacgctgtactgttccttagtattagcatatttaatgtattgtgtggagatatggggaaataattacaaaagcaatcttcactcactcactgtactgcaaaaaagatctgtgaggataattcataatgccaagcatagcgaacatacaaaccctctatttttaaaattgcagatattaaaattcgcagatttagtaacCTTACAAACCGccagaataatgtataaagttaataacaactcgtaaCCCAAAAATCtcaaacagtatttctcaatcagagaggagaaatatgatcttagaggaaaattaaactttaaacatttatacgcgagaacaacgctgacaacccacagcatttccgtgtgtggaattaaactatggaacggattgagtaaggaactcaaacaatgtacagagatgagcaaattcaaaaaacaagacaagcagttgatgtttgctaaatacaaggcagaagagtcctgatcatcacaatgatgttctgtcaggtttttttatttttatttttttgtttatataaaaaagttctgttctttattcatatttattttaaacatttatttattattattattaatgtgtatatattttttttcggggggggggggggggggggcgtgtcttaccgttatctattatgtgttatcctgactatcacagaaaacatgacatggaatgcaggaagtgaactacatgtactgtacaagatgtagaatggaaggggggtaggattaaataagctttgcttcttcctactccttttggacatgtggaactgtgaaaaaaatgattcatgagatgtattccattgtaaccttcatgttcaaataaactaaaccaaaccaaacaatattacgagtttattctcataaaaattgtgactttatacttgttagaatatgactttttattcttgatatttagactttattcccgtaaaattaaaGCTCTATTTTACCCATTTCTACTCTTGCCACCCCACGCTCCAACTGTCGTCTttgaaattttcttcttgtaatattaagaatttgccatattttgatattattcccatcatattataactttttcccccaacctaatttttcaaaaactacaattaaaaaaagtcacaatatttcaactttctatttaaataatctttgtaatttttttctttgtgttgactcgcataatattataacataccCCCAACCtactagaatacaactttttactctttacagtatatttggactttattcccggaAAGTTACAGTTGTTTGTACCATTTGTACTTATGTTTACTTTTACCCCacttgaaatattatgactttattcccatcatattccattccattttcctccgcttattcgGGTCCAGGTCgccggggcagcagtcttagtagggaagcccagacttcccggtccccgaccacctcctccagctccaccgggaggacaccaaggcgttcccaggccagctgtgagacatagtccctccagcgtgtcctaggacTTCCCCCGGGCCTtttcctggctgggcatgcccgaaacacctcaccagggaggagtccggactagatgcctgagctggctcctctcgatgtgaaggagcagcggctctactctgagctcctccggatgaccgagctcctccctatctcttagggtgagtcccgctaccctacgaagaaaactcatttcagccacttgtatccgcgatGTCGTTCTTTttgtcatgacccaaagctcatgaccataggtgagggtgggaacatagatcgaacggtaaattgagagctttgccttccggctcagctctctcttcaccacgacggtccggtacaggtattattgcagacgctgcgccgatccgcctattaacctcatgctccaaccttccctcactcgtgaacaagaccccgagatacccCGAGGAcgtcattcccaacccggagggagcaatccaccctttcccgactgagaaccatggcctcagatttggaggtgctgtgTCTCATCCCataagcttcacactcagatgcaaaccgtcccagtaaacgctgcagatTACAGCCCGATGAAGCCATCAGTCCGCCACATCgtccgcaaatagcagagatgagatcctaaggcccgcGAACTGGACttcctcgacaccttggctgtgcctagaaattctgtccatgaaaattatgaacagaatcggtgacaaagggcagccttggtggaggccaacgttcaccggaaacaggcttgacttactgctggcaatgtgaaccagactcctg
This sequence is a window from Dunckerocampus dactyliophorus isolate RoL2022-P2 chromosome 2, RoL_Ddac_1.1, whole genome shotgun sequence. Protein-coding genes within it:
- the LOC129177914 gene encoding zinc finger protein 37-like is translated as MCKVQMLRTLVNRRLTAAVEEIFVVLERTIAKYEEELSRTKEENERQRQILDAIFKKPGIVLYRKAVSAEHLAPDQEKPQPPHVKEEENDHSISQEKEHLEGLEEFPGIGVPVKTEDDEDKGESEEKRGGEPPSSRSTQHMTTEADGDHCGGSQADNRLAPLSDNDNTTSLSPDTDDVGAKADMTCHTDNTHFKCSHCNKVFKYRDNMKTHMRLHTREKRFMCLFCNARFFRKDQLTAHTTTHTGEKPFTCSVCGKGFGHNQYLKKHMRIHTGEKPFTCSVCGKAFRYNQYLKKHMRTHTGEKVLSCGVCAKGFSSK
- the LOC129177910 gene encoding gastrula zinc finger protein XlCGF57.1-like encodes the protein MCKVQMLKALVNQRLTAAVEEIFQVFQRTIAEYEEELSRTKEENERQRQILDAIFKKPRVVLYREEVSAEHLPPDQEEPQPPHVKEEENDHSISQEKEHLEGLEEFPGIGVPVKTEDDEDKGGSEEKRGGEPPSSRSTQHMTTEADGDHCGGSQADNGLAPLSDNDNTSLSPDTDDEGAKADMTCHTDNTHFKCSHCDKVFKYRWNMKTHMRIHTGEKPFMCLFCNARFSRKDQLTIHTRIHTGEKPFTCSVCSKGFGNNQHLKTHMRIHTDEKPFTCSVCGQGFRHNQHLKAHMRMHTGEKPFPCSVCGIGFRQNEHLKTHMRIHTGEKPFPCSVCGICFRQKEYLKTHMRTHTGEKPLTCSMCGKGFGQKCELKAHMTKHTGEKPFTCSLCGKAFRHNQSLKTHMRSHTGEKPFTCSVCGKAFGHNKHLKTHMRIHTGEKPFACSVCGIGFRRNEHLKTHMRIHTGEKPFACSVCEIGFRKNGSLKAHMRIHTGEKPLICSVCGKGFGHNQCLKTHMRTHTGEKVVSCSVCAKGFSYKYQLNKHKCAGENSSSK